The Apostichopus japonicus isolate 1M-3 chromosome 6, ASM3797524v1, whole genome shotgun sequence genome contains a region encoding:
- the LOC139968719 gene encoding eukaryotic translation initiation factor 4E-1A-like isoform X1, with translation MASADTAVMEEKTSEQKISEDVEKLELDPLIKHPLQNRWCLWFFKNDKSKDWADNLRQITSFDTVEDFWAVYNHIQSAGKLASGCDYNLFKDDIKPMWEDERNKTGGRWLASFDKRGGKGIDVDKLWLETVLCLIGEGFDEESDVVNGCVVNVRGKGNKLSVWIGDYKRDEVVLKIGRRFKERLGLPPRFQIAFEAHQDTIVKRGSSAKSRFTI, from the exons ATGGCTTCCGCCGACACAGCAGTAATGGAAGAG AAAACATCCGAACAGAAGATATCAGAAGATGTTGAAAAACTTGAACTGGACCCACTGATCAAGCATCCCTTGCAGAATCGTTGGTGCCTTTGGTtctttaaaaatgacaaaagcaAAGATTGGGCAGATAATCTTAGGCAAATAACATCGTTTGACACTGTAGAGGATTTTTGGGC TGTGTACAACCATATTCAAAGTGCAGGAAAGTTGGCTTCTGGCTGCGATTACAATTTATTCAAG GATGATATAAAACCGATGTGGGAGGacgagaggaataaaaccggaGGCAGATGGTTGGCTAGCTTTGACAAGAGAGGGGGTAAAGGCATAGATGTAGATAAACTCTGGCTCGAAACA GTGTTATGCTTGATTGGCGAAGGATTTGATGAGGAATCAGACGTCGTGAACGGTTGCGTGGTCAATGTTAGAGGGAAGGGTAACAAACTCTCTGTATGGATAGGAGATTATAAGAGGGACGAGGTGGTGCTAAAGATTGG GAGAAGATTTAAAGAGAGACTGGGATTGCCACCAAGGTTCCAAATAGCTTTTGAA GCACATCAAGACACGATAGTGAAAAGAGGCTCCTCGGCCAAATCCCGTTTCACTATATGA
- the LOC139968719 gene encoding eukaryotic translation initiation factor 4E-1A-like isoform X2: MKTSEQKISEDVEKLELDPLIKHPLQNRWCLWFFKNDKSKDWADNLRQITSFDTVEDFWAVYNHIQSAGKLASGCDYNLFKDDIKPMWEDERNKTGGRWLASFDKRGGKGIDVDKLWLETVLCLIGEGFDEESDVVNGCVVNVRGKGNKLSVWIGDYKRDEVVLKIGRRFKERLGLPPRFQIAFEAHQDTIVKRGSSAKSRFTI, encoded by the exons ATG AAAACATCCGAACAGAAGATATCAGAAGATGTTGAAAAACTTGAACTGGACCCACTGATCAAGCATCCCTTGCAGAATCGTTGGTGCCTTTGGTtctttaaaaatgacaaaagcaAAGATTGGGCAGATAATCTTAGGCAAATAACATCGTTTGACACTGTAGAGGATTTTTGGGC TGTGTACAACCATATTCAAAGTGCAGGAAAGTTGGCTTCTGGCTGCGATTACAATTTATTCAAG GATGATATAAAACCGATGTGGGAGGacgagaggaataaaaccggaGGCAGATGGTTGGCTAGCTTTGACAAGAGAGGGGGTAAAGGCATAGATGTAGATAAACTCTGGCTCGAAACA GTGTTATGCTTGATTGGCGAAGGATTTGATGAGGAATCAGACGTCGTGAACGGTTGCGTGGTCAATGTTAGAGGGAAGGGTAACAAACTCTCTGTATGGATAGGAGATTATAAGAGGGACGAGGTGGTGCTAAAGATTGG GAGAAGATTTAAAGAGAGACTGGGATTGCCACCAAGGTTCCAAATAGCTTTTGAA GCACATCAAGACACGATAGTGAAAAGAGGCTCCTCGGCCAAATCCCGTTTCACTATATGA